A single region of the Raphanus sativus cultivar WK10039 chromosome 1, ASM80110v3, whole genome shotgun sequence genome encodes:
- the LOC108854971 gene encoding non-specific lipid transfer protein GPI-anchored 3-like has translation MEAVRFAVAVVFVFFAVSSSSAEPTPTTGGAGGKGDAHSMPCIQKLMPCQPYLHSVTPPPPASCCLPLNEIVAKDATCLCSVFNNVDMLRSLNLTKENALVLPKACGAKADISLCKASNGTTTPSTSPATTTTPPASSTGTGASSTAKPTNSAPAINFAGASFASAFVALATIFF, from the exons atgGAGGCCGTTAGATTCGCCGTCGCCGTCGTTTTTGTGTTTTTCGCTGTTTCTTCGTCTAGCGCTGAACCTACACCGACAACAGGTGGAGCTGGAGGAAAAGGAGATGCTCACTCAATGCCGTGTATACAGAAACTGATGCCATGTCAGCCTTATCTCCACTCGGTGACTCCTCCACCTCCTGCGTCGTGTTGCCTTCCGTTGAATGAGATCGTGGCGAAAGACGCGACGTGTCTTTGCTCCGTATTCAACAATGTCGACATGCTCAGATCGCTTAACCTCACTAAAGAAAACGCTCTCGTTCTCCCTAAAGCTTGTGGCGCCAAAGCTGACATCTCGCTATGCAAAGCCAGCAATG gCACCACTACACCTTCGACGTCGCCAGCAACTACCACAACTCCTCCGGCATCTTCCACTG GAACCGGAGCTTCTTCAACTGCCAAACCAACAAACTCGGCTCCGGCCATCAACTTCGCCGGAGCTAGCTTCGCATCAGCTTTCGTGGCCTTGGCTACAATCTTCTTCTGA
- the LOC130511652 gene encoding uncharacterized protein LOC130511652: MKPSQKISYLSQLKPRRSDWCIQVKTIHTWKQINPAFGESLEIIFADSKGDKIYATCRQNQLMSLGSKCVIGEWKTIENMSVTAAKNNWRVSNHKYKITFIGQTKITNCDIENDDMFHSLMEFDTILSGTMQPNLLFGN, from the exons ATGAAACCATCGCAAAAGATATCTTACCTTTCACAGTTGAAGCCTCGCAGAAGCGACTGGTGTATTCAAGTGAAAACGATCCACACCTGGAAACAAATCAACCCTGCATTTGGTGAATCTCTCGAAATCATCTTTGCTGATTCAAAG GGTGATAAAATCTACGCAACATGTAGACAGAATCAGTTGATGAGTTTGGGTAGTAAATGTGTGATTGGTGAGTGGAAAACCATTGAAAACATGTCGGTGACTGCTGCAAAGAACAATTGGAGAGTAAGCAACCACAAGTATAAGATTACGTTCATTGGCCAGACAAAAATCACAAACTGTGATATCGAGAATGATGATATGTTTCACTCATTGATGGAGTTCGATACCATATTGAGTGGGACTATGCAACCGAATTTACTGTTTGGTAACTAA
- the LOC130507753 gene encoding uncharacterized protein LOC130507753 yields MFTHNYKSQPISKKLLPLLYATFSFSRSFNTIMGNTSSCAPLITSSGVVKILAPFTGTLEVFSKPIKTSDIVSQNSGQFITDSTLLQIGHRVTAVSPDEFLRPRRHLYLLLPTDMLFSVLTHEELALISEKAAEILNESRYNHLKRVFPVCMFPVSGDKRRNSSSSNDDDHHDHDGVEIRETLEEKVLCELNYGSWRPGLETIVES; encoded by the coding sequence atgtttaCACATAATTATAAAAGCCAGCCCATTTCTAAGAAACTTCTCCCTTTGTTGTATGCGACCTTCTCTTTCTCTCGTTCTTTTAACACAATAATGGGAAACACATCTTCATGCGCACCATTGATCACATCATCAGGAGTAGTCAAAATCTTAGCTCCTTTCACCGGAACGCTCGAAGTCTTCTCAAAGCCCATCAAAACTTCAGACATCGTCTCTCAAAACTCAGGTCAATTTATCACCGACTCAACACTTCTCCAAATAGGCCACCGAGTCACCGCCGTATCTCCCGACGAGTTTTTGCGGCCGAGACGACATCTCTACCTTCTCCTTCCGACAGACATGCTCTTCTCTGTCTTAACACACGAAGAACTCGCTCTCATCTCCGAGAAAGCAGCAGAGATACTCAACGAGAGCCGGTACAACCATTTGAAGAGAGTGTTCCCTGTTTGTATGTTTCCGGTGTCTGGAGACAAAAGAAGAAACTCATCATCGAGTAATGACGATGatcatcatgatcatgatgGTGTGGAAATAAGAGAAACTCTCGAAGAGAAGGTGCTATGCGAATTGAACTATGGATCTTGGAGGCCTGGATTGGAGACGATCGTGGAGAGCTAG
- the LOC130511659 gene encoding nudix hydrolase 4 codes for MTGFSVSLIVSNLSNVASYLSPIFETIPSTKVVPAQIEKVVSLVSRTGRDLQRYDNAGYRQVVGCVPYRYKKQRGNGAESKEIELLLISAQKGKGMLFPKGGWEIDESMEEAALRETIEEAGVTGELEERLGKWQYKSKRQSVIHEGYMFALLVDQEYERWPEAETRQRRWVGLDEAREVCQNWWMREALEAFVNLKCEAEEVEI; via the exons ATGACAGGCTTCTCCGTGTCCCTGATCGTGTCGAACTTATCAAACGTCGCCTCGTATCTGTCTCCCATCTTCGAGACCATCCCGTCGACGAAGGTTGTTCCAGCGCAGATCGAGAAGGTCGTCTCTCTCGTCTCACGCACCGGCAGAGATTTGCAGCGTTACGATAACGCAGGCTATCGTCAAGTCGTCGG ATGCGTACCGTACAGATACAAGAAACAACGAGGCAATGGGGCCGAGTCCAAAGAGATCGAACTTCTCCTTATAAGTGCTCAAAAGGGTAAAGGAATGTTATTCCCAAAAGGAGGTTGGGAGATTGACGAGTCTATGGAGGAAGCAGCTTTGAGAGAGACGATAGAGGAAGCCGGTGTGACGGGAGAGCTAGAGGAAAGGCTTGGGAAATGGCAATACAAGAGTAAAAGACAGAGCGTGATCCACGAAGGTTACATGTTCGCGTTGCTTGTTGACCAAGAATATGAGCGGTGGCCTGAAGCTGAGACTAGACAAAGGAGGTGGGTTGGTTTGGACGAAGCGAGAGAGGTGTGTCAGAATTGGTGGATGAGAGAAGCTCTCGAAGCATTTGTTAACCTGAAATGTGAGGCCGAGGAGGTTGAGATTTGA
- the LOC108844345 gene encoding glucan endo-1,3-beta-D-glucosidase 1, which translates to MANSRPKKVQLLFPKCEASVLPDPSSFFSNHLLSDPLPTNSFFQNFTLGKGDQPEYFHPYLIKPGKSSLSISYPSLLHNSDFFHEVFKSDITISSGSPVDQSSRQQTHQISSFSDLGVNLDFPSSNLRFFLVRGSPFITCSVSCNKITISTGHEFVSFSGNSSCTKYTARLNNNQTWLIYTTSPIKLTKHDNSSIHCRGDFSGLIRIAVLPTSKPDFEPVLDRFSRSYPVSGEADVTKPFTLEYKWEKRGHGDLLMLAHPLHLKLLSKDNESVTVLDKIKYRSIDGDLTGVIGDSWVLKPDTVPVTWHSLKGVKQDSSSREEIISALIKDVIALNSSSPVSSRSYHYGKVIARAARLALIAEEVSYLHVIPAVGNYLKDMIEPWLEGSFGPNSFVYDPKWGGLITAQGARNAREDNGYGIYNNHHYHLGYFLYAIAVLVKIDPLWGKRYRPQAYTLMADYMTLGRECDSGFPRLRCFDVSKLHSWAGGLTAFADGRNQVCPSEAVNAYYSAALLGLAYGDVHLVAAASTIMSLEIHASKMWWQVKEENTMYPKDFTAKNRLVGVLWSTKRDSSLWFGDREWKECRLGQQLLPLIPVSEILFSDVKFVKQLVKWTRPALKRDGVKDGWKGFVYALESVYSKYEALEKVRGLQEFDDGNSRSNLLWWVHSRD; encoded by the exons ATGGCTAACTCAAGACCGAAGAAGGTTCAGTTGCTCTTCCCCAAATGCGAAGCGTCTGTGTTACCAGACCCTTCTAGTTTCTTTAGCAACCATCTCCTCTCAGACCCTCTCCCTACTAACTCCTTTTTCCAGAACTTCACTCTCGGCAAAGGCGACCAACCTGAGTACTTTCACCCTTACCTCATCAAACCGGGCAAGTCCTCGCTCTCCATCTCCTACCCATCTCTGCTTCATAACTCAGACTTCTTCCACGAGGTTTTCAAATCAGACATTACCATCTCCTCCGGTTCACCCGTCGACCAGAGTTCCAGGCAACAAACTCATCAGATCTCTTCCTTTAGCGATCTCGGCGTCAACCTTGACTTCCCTTCCTCTAATCTCAGATTCTTCCTCGTCAGAGGAAGCCCGTTTATCACATGCTCGGTCTCATGCAACAAGATCACAATCTCAACAGGCCACGAGTTCGTATCCTTTTCCGGAAACAGCTCTTGTACAAAGTACACGGCTAGGCTGAACAACAACCAGACCTGGTTGATTTACACCACTTCCCCTATTAAGCTAACCAAACACGACAACTCCTCGATACACTGTCGTGGCGACTTTTCCGGTTTAATCCGAATCGCTGTGTTACCTACATCAAAGCCAGATTTCGAACCGGTTCTCGACCGGTTCAGCCGCTCGTACCCGGTTTCCGGTGAAGCAGACGTCACGAAGCCATTCACTTTAGAGTACAAATGGGAGAAGAGAGGCCACGGAGATCTCTTAATGCTAGCTCATCCTCTTCATCTAAAGCTCTTATCAAAAGACAACGAATCAGTCACCGTGCTGGACAAAATCAAATACAGAAGCATCGATGGGGACTTAACCGGTGTTATCGGAGATTCATGGGTTCTCAAACCGGATACTGTACCGGTTACGTGGCACTCACTCAAAGGAGTGAAACAAGATTCATCATCACGCGAAGAGATCATCTCAGCTCTCATCAAAGACGTCATCGCCTTGAACTCCTCGTCTCCCGTCTCGAGCCGGTCTTATCACTACGGGAAAGTGATAGCGAGAGCAGCGAGGCTGGCTTTGATTGCAGAAGAAGTCTCCTATCTCCATGTGATTCCTGCTGTCGGTAATTACCTAAAGGACATGATCGAGCCGTGGCTAGAAGGGAGCTTCGGACCAAACTCCTTTGTGTACGATCCTAAATGGGGAGGTTTAATCACAGCGCAAGGAGCGAGAAATGCGCGGGAAGATAACGGATACGGGATATACAACAACCATCATTATCATCTCGGTTACTTCCTCTACGCGATTGCTGTGCTCGTTAAGATCGATCCTTTGTGGGGGAAGAGATACAGACCTCAGGCTTACACTCTGATGGCGGATTACATGACGTTGGGGAGGGAATGTGATTCTGGTTTCCCGCGTTTGAGATGTTTTGACGTTTCCAAGCTGCACTCTTGGGCAGGAGGGTTGACGGCGTTTGCGGACGGGAGGAATCAGGTGTGTCCAAGCGAGGCTGTAAACGCTTATTACTCGGCTGCTTTGTTAGGTTTAGCGTATGGCGACGTGCATCTTGTTGCGGCGGCTTCCACCATCATGTCGCTTGAGATCCACGCCTCGAAAATGTGGTGGCAG GTGAAAGAAGAAAACACTATGTACCCAAAAGATTTCACGGCCAAGAATCGTTTGGTTGGGGTATTATGGTCGACGAAGAGAGACAGTAGCCTATGGTTCGGGGATAGGGAGTGGAAAGAGTGTCGGCTTGGTCAACAGTTATTACCGTTGATTCCGGTTTCGGAAATCCTCTTCTCCGACGTGAAATTCGTGAAGCAGCTCGTGAAGTGGACTAGGCCTGCGTTGAAGAGAGACGGCGTTAAAGATGGCTGGAAAGGGTTCGTTTATGCTTTGGAAAGTGTATACAGCAAATACGAAGCGTTAGAGAAGGTGCGAGGATTGCAAGAGTTTGACGATGGAAACTCTCGCAGTAATTTATTGTGGTGGGTCCACAGTAGAGACTAG
- the LOC108839453 gene encoding protein REVEILLE 7 yields the protein MAAPDRSEDVSSNVENGSCNSNEGTNHAKVRKPYTVSKQREKWSEEEHERFLDAIQLYGRAWRQIQEHIGTKTAIQIRSHAQKFFYKVAREADIGSDGSIMIPPPRPKRKPTHPYPRKSPVPYSHSPSSAMEKETKSPTSVLSAFATEDEVNRCSSPNSCTSDIQSIDKKNDYAVSNQSFKEDDAVTGSAPISSIMLFGKIVLVAGGSNKTSSSREGGANHKSMTGQDSSHVDTVLSLGVWETSCTGSNAYGSVTKVSGNLEKSAEPCYPVNGFRPYKRCLSEREVTSSLSLVASEEEGSRRRARVCS from the exons ATGGCTGCTCCG GATCGAAGTGAGGATGTAAGTAGCAATGTAGAGAATGGAAGTTGCAATTCAAATGAAGGAACCAATCATGCTAAG GTTAGGAAGCCGTATACGGTGTCTAAGCAGAGAGAGAAGTGGAGTGAGGAAGAGCATGAGAGGTTCCTTGATGCTATACAGCTTTATGGTCGTGCTTGGCGTCAAATCCAAG AACATATAGGTACGAAAACAGCTATTCAGATCAGAAGCCATGCTCAAAAGTTTTTCTACAAG GTGGCTCGTGAAGCTGACATTGGTAGTGACGGCTCGATTATGATCCCTCCTCCTCGTCCAAAGAGGAAACCGACGCATCCTTATCCTCGAAAATCGCCTGTTCCATACTCTCACTCTCCTTCCTCAGCTATGGAGAAAGAAACAAAGTCTCCAACTTCTGTGCTATCAGCGTTTGCTACAGAGGATGAGGTCAATCGATGCTCCTCTCCTAACTCGTGTACAAGTGACATCCAGTCCATTGATAAGAAGAATGACTACGCAGTATCCAATCAGTCTTTTAAAGAGGATGATGCTGTAACCGGTTCAGCACCCATCTCTAGCATTATGCTTTTTGGGAAGATTGTGCTAGTTGCAGGAGGATCTAACAAAACATCTTCTTCCAGAGAGGGCGGTGCTAATCATAAATCAATGACGGGTCAAGATTCTAGTCATGTAGATACTGTTTTATCTCTAGGGGTATGGGAAACGTCCTGTACCGGTTCTAATGCATATGGCTCGGTCACCAAAGTTTCGGGGAACTTGGAGAAGAGCGCAGAACCCTGTTATCCTGTAAATGGGTTCAGACCATACAAGAGATGCTTGTCAGAAAGAGAAGTGACATCCTCCTTGTCGTTGGTAGCTTCAGAAGAAGAGGGAAGCAGGAGAAGAGCACGTGTATGCTCGTAG
- the LOC130511661 gene encoding general transcription and DNA repair factor IIH subunit TFB4-like yields the protein MASVASKLYSDDVSLLVLLLDTNPLFWSNTSTTFSQFLSHVLAFLNAVSGLNQLNQVVVIATGYSSCDYIYDSSLASNVMSSESGSRTGMPALFGSLLEKLEDFIARDEELIKEGQEHHDDDNRISSSFLSGSLSMALCYIQRVFRSGHLHPQPRILCLQGSPDGPEQYVAVMNSIFSAQRLMVPIDSCYIGTQNSAFLQQASYITGGVHHAPKQLDGLFQFLTTIFATDLHTRSFVQLPKPVGVDFRASCFCHKKTIDMGYVCSVCLSIFCEHHKKCSTCGSVFGQSKLDGVSTVSDKKRKAPDS from the exons ATGGCTTCCGTTGCTTCTAAGCTCTATTCAG ACGATGTCAGTCTTCTAGTGTTGTTGCTTGATACTAATCCCTTATTCTGGAGCAATACATCGACTACATTCTCTCAGTTCCTCTCTCAT GTGCTTGCTTTTCTGAACGCGGTTTCGGGATTGAATCAACTGAACCAAGTTGTTGTGATAGCTACTGGATACAGCTCATGTGATTACATCTATGATTCGTCTTTGGCATCGAATGTGATGAGCTCAGAGAGCGGTAGTAGAACTGGAATGCCTGCTCTTTTTGGTTCTTTGCTTGAGAAGCTGGAAGATTTTATTGCCAGAGATGAGGAGCTCATCAAGGAGGGGCAGGAGCATCATGATGATGATAATAgaatatcttcttctttcttgtcAGGATCACTCTCCATGGCTCTTTGCT ACATACAGAGGGTTTTCCGTTCTGGACATCTTCATCCCCAGCCTCGG ATTTTATGCTTGCAAGGCTCTCCGGATGGCCCGGAACA ATATGTAGCTGTTATGAACTCTATCTTCTCAGCACAACGCCTAATG GTGCCCATTGATTCTTGTTACATAGGTACACAGAACTCGGCATTTCTGCAGCAG GCATCTTACATAACAGGCGGTGTACATCATGCACCTAAACAGTTGGATGGGCTGTTTCAGTTTCTAACG ACAATCTTTGCCACTGATTTGCACACCCGGAGCTTTGTGCAGCTTCCTAAACCCGTAGGCGTTGATTTTCGAGCATC GTGTTTTTGCCACAAGAAGACTATCGATATGGGGTATGTTTGTTCGGTATGTCTGTCCATTTTTTGTGAGCATCACAAGAAATGTTCAACGTGCGG TTCTGTTTTTGGTCAGTCAAAGCTTGATGGTGTTTCAACTGTGAGTGATAAGAAGAGAAAGGCTCCTGATTCTTAA